The following proteins are co-located in the Chloroflexota bacterium genome:
- a CDS encoding CoA transferase, producing MSESADQRRSGEVGAAQQTGGTAPRRGPLAGVRVLELGSLIAGPFCGRILADFGAEVLKIEPPGAGDPLRTWSLVTEHGSLWAMTQSRNKESVTVDLRTAEGREIVCGLALESQVVIENFRPGRMEEWGLGWEQLAQENPALVMVRISGFGQTGPYSHRPGFGNIAESMGGIRYITGWPDRPPMRVGLSIGDSIAALYAVIGTMMALREAERTGHGQVVDVALSESVFSMLEAIVPEYGYDGRVRERTGNLLGGAAPTNMYPTADERWLAIGANGDGIFKRFTAAIGQPELAHDPRFSSNQARRANVEMLDQLIAEWTRGRTLDDAMVVLDAADVPAGPVYSVKDIAEDPQYQAREMLVDLPDPRLGHLLMPGVVPKLSRTPGEVRAAGPELGAQTLSVLGSLLGLDAEQLADLQGRKVI from the coding sequence ATGAGCGAGTCGGCCGACCAGCGCCGGTCAGGTGAGGTAGGAGCAGCGCAGCAGACCGGTGGCACAGCCCCGCGCCGAGGGCCACTCGCCGGCGTGCGGGTGCTGGAGCTTGGCTCGCTGATCGCCGGGCCGTTCTGCGGGCGCATCCTGGCCGACTTCGGCGCGGAGGTGCTGAAGATCGAGCCGCCGGGCGCTGGCGACCCGCTGCGGACCTGGAGCCTCGTCACCGAGCACGGCTCGCTGTGGGCCATGACCCAGTCACGCAACAAGGAGAGCGTGACCGTCGATCTCCGCACGGCCGAGGGGCGGGAGATCGTCTGCGGGCTGGCGCTTGAGAGCCAGGTGGTCATCGAGAATTTTCGGCCCGGCCGCATGGAGGAGTGGGGCCTCGGCTGGGAGCAGCTTGCCCAGGAGAACCCGGCCCTGGTGATGGTCCGCATCTCGGGCTTCGGGCAGACCGGGCCGTACAGCCACCGGCCGGGCTTCGGGAACATCGCCGAGTCGATGGGGGGCATCCGCTACATCACCGGCTGGCCGGACCGGCCGCCGATGCGGGTCGGCCTGAGCATCGGCGACAGCATCGCCGCGCTCTACGCGGTGATCGGCACGATGATGGCGCTGCGCGAGGCCGAGCGGACCGGCCACGGGCAGGTGGTGGACGTGGCGCTCTCGGAGTCGGTCTTCTCGATGCTGGAGGCCATCGTCCCCGAGTACGGCTACGACGGCCGCGTGCGCGAGCGGACCGGCAACCTGCTGGGCGGGGCCGCCCCGACTAACATGTACCCCACGGCAGACGAGCGCTGGCTGGCTATCGGGGCCAACGGCGACGGCATCTTCAAGCGGTTCACCGCAGCCATCGGTCAGCCCGAGCTTGCCCACGATCCGCGCTTCTCCTCGAATCAGGCCCGCCGCGCCAACGTCGAGATGCTGGATCAGCTCATCGCGGAGTGGACGCGCGGGCGCACCCTCGACGACGCGATGGTGGTGCTGGACGCCGCCGACGTGCCGGCCGGCCCGGTCTACTCCGTGAAGGACATCGCCGAAGACCCGCAGTACCAGGCCCGCGAGATGCTGGTGGACCTCCCAGACCCACGGCTCGGACATCTGCTGATGCCCGGGGTCGTCCCGAAGCTGAGCCGCACGCCCGGCGAGGTGCGCGCAGCGGGGCCAGAGCTTGGCGCGCAGACGCTGTCGGTGCTCGGAAGCCTGCTGGGCCTGGACGCCGAGCAGTTGGCGGACCTCCAGGGGCGCAAGGTTATCTGA
- a CDS encoding decarboxylase produces MADTGSPWWQIVYERFKAHGIGLVVHVPDAALVGLIGTCDADPDLQVLQLTREEEGVGVLSGAYLGGTRGALLMQSSGLGTCVNALGGLPMAYRIPFVMLITPRGRLSEFNPSQVPAGRAVPKVLDALGIETVTLERLSEVETTVDQAIYTAFSTSQPVAIIASTLLTGGKRR; encoded by the coding sequence ATGGCTGACACAGGAAGCCCGTGGTGGCAGATCGTCTACGAGCGCTTCAAGGCGCACGGCATCGGGCTGGTGGTGCACGTGCCGGATGCGGCATTGGTCGGGCTGATCGGCACGTGCGACGCCGATCCTGACCTGCAAGTGCTCCAGCTGACCCGTGAGGAAGAAGGGGTTGGCGTGCTCAGCGGCGCCTACCTCGGCGGGACGCGCGGGGCGCTCCTGATGCAGAGCAGCGGCCTGGGCACCTGCGTGAACGCGCTCGGCGGCCTGCCAATGGCGTACCGCATCCCGTTCGTCATGCTGATCACGCCGAGAGGCCGGCTCTCCGAGTTCAATCCGAGCCAGGTGCCGGCCGGGCGGGCCGTGCCGAAGGTGCTGGATGCGCTCGGGATCGAGACGGTGACCCTGGAGCGGTTGAGCGAGGTCGAGACGACGGTGGATCAGGCGATCTACACGGCGTTCTCGACGAGCCAGCCGGTCGCCATCATCGCCTCGACGCTGCTGACCGGGGGGAAGCGCCGCTGA
- a CDS encoding SUMF1/EgtB/PvdO family nonheme iron enzyme, with product MRIGTLAWVSGWVSITVLLATIAWAVGPGAIGGTDEPVTMVRIAGGTFPMGAEGDIFDERPAHMVTVRTFEMDTVPVTNARFAGFLNTRGGVESPQGLVYDLSDRPAKIWRVGERFTTEPGFEQHPVVAVPWQGARSFCEWRGGRLPTEAEWERAARGAEGRAYPWGNEPPDSSRARYGVRLFDYVAVGSYPAGATPEGLLDMAGNVWQWTDSLYRPYPYVPDDGRENPKAVGERVTRGGGQTATPDMLRATYRNVGLAQTPPGGRPPVTFRCVRDAD from the coding sequence ATGCGGATCGGAACACTGGCCTGGGTGAGCGGATGGGTGAGTATCACCGTCCTGCTCGCCACCATCGCCTGGGCGGTCGGCCCCGGGGCGATTGGCGGGACGGACGAGCCGGTCACGATGGTTCGCATCGCTGGTGGGACGTTCCCGATGGGCGCCGAAGGGGACATCTTCGACGAGCGGCCAGCGCACATGGTGACGGTCCGCACGTTCGAGATGGACACGGTGCCGGTCACCAACGCGCGCTTCGCCGGATTCCTCAACACGCGCGGTGGGGTCGAGAGCCCGCAGGGGCTGGTCTACGATCTGTCGGACCGCCCGGCCAAGATCTGGCGGGTGGGCGAGCGCTTCACCACCGAGCCGGGCTTCGAGCAGCACCCGGTGGTCGCGGTGCCGTGGCAGGGCGCGCGGTCGTTCTGCGAGTGGCGGGGTGGCCGGCTGCCGACGGAGGCTGAGTGGGAGCGCGCAGCGCGCGGCGCTGAAGGCCGTGCCTACCCGTGGGGCAACGAGCCGCCTGACTCGTCCCGCGCACGCTACGGTGTGCGCCTGTTCGACTACGTGGCCGTCGGCAGCTACCCGGCTGGCGCGACGCCCGAGGGCCTCCTGGACATGGCTGGCAACGTCTGGCAGTGGACGGACTCGCTCTACCGCCCGTATCCCTACGTCCCCGATGACGGCCGCGAGAATCCGAAGGCCGTTGGCGAGCGGGTCACACGCGGCGGCGGCCAGACCGCCACGCCCGACATGCTCCGCGCAACGTACCGGAACGTGGGGCTGGCCCAGACCCCGCCGGGCGGCCGGCCGCCGGTGACGTTCCGCTGCGTCCGCGACGCGGACTGA
- a CDS encoding AAA family ATPase: MPFPRRGRRRPFINSRWQVRRLDCLCLYLSTNVRTMLTAWMKIYGETNDVPGLVSGPIEVRFRRLREHTGADIFLLWTTPEHWAGGEALSLWIPAMGLALECRVDAGKLVVDKARPTTDEERDPRRQRSAIGMELRPERIELPPPDDTGENPSAGLVSAFERLLDRRWTSFVDPLREALEAEARDDTARAERLATPYAVATPRIGSQSESDPYRLSGVEASAVAAFDEGEWLDLVDTRGRVISSARLVRIDPAEGTMDVDVRGADPPSEGVVRPRPQTQILAQKRAILEELDNPTGGLANAVRLVASPASLPPPQRRRPAEFVNRLVAQNKSQVRAVSLALGLEEGQALMVQGPPGTGKSTTLAEILGQLVTRDTNVTVLVCSHSNHGVDNLLLKTLPYLDTVPGLAIARVGLFDRVHPQARPHYVPPGEDLGAFNVVFTTVDALALQVEAGGRTYDYAVLDEANRASILDSLIPLVRGRRFILVGDHLQLQPVLSEAEEQLRLEPAVGNTSAIGKSLFAWLRERRFPEAATVFLDEQNRMHPLIAGLISEVFYEGKLRSGRRAPRRVADVPIFPSAVTWVDTRGLHGLREARGRGASLVNVPEARLVATIARHILGSSQKEVEVGVISAYAEQTALLRRLLLHRNNQRGPQNGTGKSGQLDRAALKLLEIDTVDAFEGREKDIIIVSLVRSNRRRDIGFLRLMQRINVALSRARTMLIVVGDTSTLRGSYFDKIVRYVRANGMLVPGPRLIGRLLNARNAERTGAGERPERAAGAGAGRRRRGLPSARNAFPLQDPTQATAAGGTDEGTAEEGGPGRSRRRRRRVRGRAGQDQPQLQPTTTMEMSPVAEPGPDEPATQYEIDRFAALVEQLLGDTSGDEGAGGSELAPLPEVDRAHAEEVLADALRAVGEQAERSGSSRSRRNNNRRRSRRGQARPLPGDAAVADAARRMAREELLAAGGADTLPMLMPGDEIADLPGETPARPAAETGASDAAGAGDVATPADATSAPAINSSPAQRLTRPRTPIRAFRPLDEPASPTPPAPGASPTGPVGASSEGDGGTPEPARGIPRRTRRRTPAAGVETPAARAETPASTDSRAPETPAIAPVAGPAAGPAQPPSAAESPEAGPPARTRRRRTPAVTAGTVDVTPTDGLSAAGLSAVPAASQPTSADEVSAPAAPSPAAPVTEPPAAGSPVEETAPAGRRRTRRAAAATTTETPTPPAATPVDERQPAAASEAPALPAPALPAPIPAAGVATDASGAPTDAPDISTAAPVRRRGRRTAQPVAEVTSTADGVSAPGASSPGAAEDSSETLPARPTRRSRRVAATAEAAPADRVAEAPATSQMAPAAGPVAGPVAGPVAVRRSRRAQPAVAEAPTPATEPTPVVEALSSAAPAAEPTAAPSPRRTRRTATTLAPSAVEPAAVEPAAVEPAAVQPESVQTKAPTRGRRRAAGTETLATETLATEAAAPQAAAPAVEPSTSAPNNGVVRAPVANGMAASSDGVPAAEVAPQPTPKPRRPRRKAEAEAVPAADVAPPARPRRTRRTAASAPSEAATEA, encoded by the coding sequence ATGCCATTTCCTCGTCGTGGACGACGACGGCCCTTCATCAACTCCCGCTGGCAGGTGCGCCGGCTCGACTGTCTCTGCCTCTACCTGTCCACCAACGTCCGCACCATGCTGACGGCCTGGATGAAGATCTACGGCGAGACCAACGACGTGCCCGGCCTCGTGTCCGGCCCGATCGAGGTCCGCTTCCGCCGCCTGCGCGAGCACACCGGCGCTGACATCTTCCTCCTCTGGACGACGCCCGAGCACTGGGCGGGCGGCGAGGCCCTCTCCCTCTGGATCCCCGCGATGGGCCTGGCGCTGGAGTGCCGCGTTGACGCGGGCAAGCTGGTGGTGGACAAGGCTCGCCCCACCACGGACGAAGAGCGCGATCCGCGCCGTCAGCGCAGCGCCATCGGCATGGAGCTTCGGCCCGAGCGCATCGAGCTGCCGCCGCCCGACGACACCGGCGAGAACCCGAGCGCCGGCCTCGTATCCGCGTTCGAGCGCCTGCTCGACCGTCGCTGGACGAGCTTCGTCGATCCGCTGCGTGAGGCCCTGGAGGCCGAGGCGCGCGACGACACGGCCCGCGCCGAGCGGCTCGCGACCCCGTATGCCGTCGCCACGCCGCGCATCGGCAGCCAGAGCGAGTCCGACCCGTACCGCCTGTCCGGGGTGGAAGCCTCGGCGGTGGCCGCCTTCGACGAGGGCGAGTGGCTCGATCTGGTGGACACCAGGGGCCGGGTGATCTCCTCGGCGCGGCTGGTCCGCATCGACCCGGCCGAGGGCACAATGGACGTGGACGTGCGCGGCGCCGATCCGCCGTCCGAGGGGGTGGTGCGCCCGCGCCCGCAGACGCAGATCCTGGCCCAGAAGCGCGCCATCCTTGAGGAGCTGGACAACCCGACCGGCGGCCTTGCGAACGCCGTCCGGCTGGTGGCGTCGCCAGCCTCGTTGCCGCCGCCCCAGCGCCGCCGCCCGGCCGAGTTCGTCAACCGGCTGGTGGCCCAGAACAAGAGCCAGGTGCGGGCCGTCTCGCTGGCCCTCGGGCTGGAAGAGGGCCAGGCGCTGATGGTGCAGGGGCCGCCCGGTACGGGGAAGTCCACCACCCTGGCCGAGATCCTGGGACAGCTCGTCACCCGAGACACGAACGTCACCGTCCTGGTCTGCTCGCACTCGAACCACGGCGTGGACAACCTGCTGCTGAAGACGCTGCCGTACCTGGACACGGTGCCCGGCCTCGCCATCGCGCGCGTCGGCCTGTTCGACCGGGTCCATCCGCAGGCACGCCCGCACTACGTCCCGCCCGGCGAGGATCTGGGCGCATTCAACGTCGTCTTCACCACGGTGGATGCGTTGGCGCTCCAGGTGGAGGCCGGCGGTCGCACCTACGACTACGCCGTGCTGGACGAGGCGAACCGCGCCTCGATCCTGGACTCGCTGATCCCGCTGGTGCGTGGCCGGCGCTTCATCCTGGTGGGCGACCATCTCCAGTTGCAGCCGGTCCTCTCGGAGGCCGAGGAGCAGCTCCGGCTGGAGCCGGCCGTCGGGAACACCTCGGCGATTGGCAAGAGCCTGTTCGCGTGGCTGCGCGAGCGGCGGTTCCCAGAGGCGGCCACCGTCTTCCTGGACGAGCAGAACCGCATGCACCCGCTCATCGCGGGGCTGATCTCCGAGGTCTTCTACGAGGGCAAGCTGCGCTCTGGCCGACGCGCGCCGCGCCGCGTGGCCGACGTGCCGATCTTCCCGTCTGCAGTGACCTGGGTGGACACGCGCGGCCTGCACGGTCTGCGCGAGGCCAGAGGTCGCGGGGCGTCGCTGGTGAACGTCCCCGAGGCGCGGCTGGTGGCGACCATCGCGCGGCACATCCTGGGGAGCTCCCAGAAGGAAGTGGAGGTCGGCGTCATCTCGGCGTACGCCGAGCAGACGGCGCTGCTCCGACGACTGCTGCTGCATCGCAACAACCAGCGCGGCCCCCAGAACGGCACGGGCAAGAGCGGTCAGCTCGACCGCGCCGCCCTCAAGCTGCTGGAGATCGACACGGTTGACGCCTTCGAGGGCCGCGAGAAGGACATCATCATCGTCTCGCTGGTCCGCAGCAACCGCCGCCGCGACATCGGGTTCCTGCGGCTGATGCAGCGCATCAACGTGGCGCTCTCACGGGCGCGGACGATGCTGATCGTCGTCGGGGACACCTCGACGCTGCGCGGCAGCTACTTCGACAAGATCGTGCGGTACGTCCGTGCGAACGGCATGCTGGTGCCGGGGCCGCGCCTCATCGGGCGGCTGCTCAACGCCCGCAACGCCGAGCGCACCGGGGCCGGCGAGCGTCCCGAGCGGGCAGCCGGGGCTGGCGCCGGCCGCCGGCGACGTGGGCTGCCCTCGGCGCGCAACGCCTTCCCGCTTCAGGATCCGACCCAGGCAACGGCTGCCGGTGGGACCGACGAGGGCACGGCTGAGGAGGGCGGGCCCGGGCGCAGCCGGCGGCGACGGCGGCGCGTGCGGGGCCGGGCTGGGCAGGATCAGCCGCAGTTGCAGCCAACCACGACGATGGAGATGTCGCCGGTGGCCGAGCCTGGCCCAGACGAGCCGGCGACCCAGTACGAGATCGACCGGTTCGCGGCGCTGGTGGAACAGCTGCTGGGCGACACGTCCGGCGACGAGGGTGCGGGCGGCTCCGAGCTGGCCCCGCTGCCCGAAGTGGACCGCGCCCACGCCGAGGAAGTCCTGGCCGATGCGTTGCGCGCCGTGGGCGAGCAGGCCGAGCGGTCTGGCAGTTCGCGCTCGCGGCGGAACAACAACCGGCGTCGTTCGCGGCGTGGACAGGCGCGCCCCCTGCCAGGCGACGCCGCCGTGGCCGATGCCGCGCGGCGGATGGCTCGTGAAGAGTTGTTGGCGGCCGGCGGGGCTGACACCCTGCCGATGCTGATGCCCGGCGACGAGATCGCCGATCTGCCAGGGGAGACGCCGGCCCGGCCAGCCGCCGAGACTGGGGCGTCTGACGCGGCAGGAGCGGGTGACGTGGCGACCCCCGCCGACGCGACGAGCGCGCCGGCCATTAACTCTTCTCCGGCCCAGCGGCTGACCCGACCCAGGACACCGATTCGCGCCTTCCGCCCGCTCGACGAGCCGGCGTCGCCAACCCCGCCAGCTCCCGGAGCGTCGCCGACCGGGCCGGTCGGCGCGTCGTCTGAGGGGGATGGTGGAACACCGGAGCCGGCCCGCGGCATCCCACGACGGACGCGACGCCGGACGCCGGCCGCGGGCGTCGAGACGCCGGCTGCTCGTGCCGAGACGCCGGCGAGTACCGACTCGCGCGCGCCAGAGACGCCAGCCATAGCGCCGGTGGCAGGACCGGCGGCGGGGCCGGCGCAGCCGCCATCGGCTGCGGAGTCGCCAGAGGCCGGTCCACCGGCCCGCACGCGGCGACGGCGGACACCTGCCGTGACGGCTGGCACGGTGGACGTGACTCCTACGGACGGGCTGTCGGCGGCCGGGCTGTCGGCTGTGCCCGCTGCCAGCCAGCCGACGTCGGCTGATGAGGTGTCCGCGCCGGCCGCTCCGTCACCAGCCGCCCCCGTGACCGAGCCGCCCGCGGCTGGCTCGCCTGTCGAGGAGACAGCGCCGGCCGGGCGTCGTCGGACCCGCCGGGCGGCGGCTGCCACGACAACCGAGACCCCCACGCCACCGGCAGCCACGCCGGTTGACGAGCGGCAGCCGGCTGCCGCGTCGGAGGCTCCTGCATTGCCGGCTCCCGCATTGCCGGCCCCCATACCAGCAGCAGGGGTCGCGACCGATGCTTCCGGTGCTCCGACGGATGCTCCCGACATCTCAACGGCAGCCCCAGTGCGACGGCGTGGCCGTCGAACGGCGCAGCCAGTCGCCGAGGTTACCAGCACAGCCGACGGGGTGAGCGCGCCCGGCGCGTCGTCACCTGGCGCTGCCGAAGACTCATCTGAGACGTTGCCTGCGCGACCCACTCGACGGTCGCGGCGGGTGGCGGCTACAGCGGAGGCGGCGCCTGCTGACCGGGTGGCCGAGGCTCCCGCGACGAGTCAGATGGCCCCAGCGGCGGGACCAGTGGCGGGACCAGTGGCGGGACCAGTGGCGGTTCGTCGGTCGCGGCGGGCGCAGCCGGCGGTGGCCGAGGCTCCCACGCCAGCCACCGAGCCGACGCCTGTCGTGGAGGCCCTCTCATCTGCTGCACCCGCAGCCGAGCCGACGGCGGCCCCGTCGCCTCGGCGGACCCGGCGGACGGCCACGACGCTTGCGCCATCGGCTGTCGAGCCGGCGGCTGTCGAGCCGGCGGCTGTCGAGCCGGCGGCTGTCCAGCCGGAGTCGGTCCAGACGAAGGCCCCTACACGCGGTCGGCGTCGAGCGGCGGGCACGGAGACGCTGGCGACGGAGACGCTGGCGACGGAGGCGGCTGCGCCGCAGGCTGCTGCCCCGGCCGTCGAGCCGTCCACGTCGGCGCCAAACAACGGCGTCGTGCGGGCGCCGGTGGCGAACGGGATGGCAGCATCCAGCGACGGCGTTCCTGCCGCCGAGGTTGCCCCCCAGCCGACGCCGAAGCCCCGCCGTCCCCGGCGAAAGGCCGAGGCCGAGGCAGTCCCTGCCGCTGATGTGGCCCCGCCAGCCCGGCCCCGTCGCACGCGACGGACGGCCGCCAGCGCACCGTCAGAGGCCGCAACGGAGGCCTGA
- the xylB gene encoding xylulokinase, with protein MARRAFLGVDCGTQSTKALLVDAETLAPLAVGRAAHALISREDGTREQHPTWWIDALQVAVREALAEAGPVEVAGIGVSGQQHGMVCLDAEDRPLRPAKLWNDTSTAADCAWLTRKLGGHNAVLGLIGNTMLPGYTAPKISWFHRSEPALYNQTARICLPHDYLNLWLTGSFVTEPGDASGTAYFEPKGRTYQPAVLGLLDGSRDWARTLPPILPSLSQIGALRPAAAEALGLRAGIPVSGGGGDNACAAIGIGATRPGPTVVSLGTSGTVFAHMATPGLDPQGEVAAFCDSTDGWLPLVCTLGCTVASEWVRGLFGLSHAGMEVALVRTEPGTGPVFLPHLEGERTPDLPAAAGLFAGLRTAHTPNHLVRSVLEGVTFGLAYGLDALKRTGVEPTAITLVGGGSASNGWAQLCADIFELPVQRPAVTEAAALGAALQARWVVDDAPAPTPQSAAIWEPRPSEALVAARERASELRTLAAERGL; from the coding sequence ATGGCGCGACGAGCCTTCCTCGGTGTTGATTGTGGGACGCAGTCCACCAAGGCCCTGCTGGTGGACGCCGAGACGCTCGCGCCGCTGGCCGTTGGACGGGCCGCCCATGCGCTGATCTCCCGCGAGGATGGCACCCGCGAGCAGCACCCGACGTGGTGGATCGATGCGCTCCAGGTGGCCGTCCGCGAGGCGCTGGCCGAGGCTGGCCCCGTCGAGGTGGCCGGCATCGGCGTGTCTGGACAGCAGCACGGGATGGTCTGCCTCGACGCCGAGGACCGCCCGTTGCGGCCCGCCAAGCTCTGGAACGACACCAGCACGGCGGCGGACTGCGCCTGGCTGACCCGCAAGCTCGGCGGCCACAATGCCGTCCTCGGGCTGATCGGCAACACCATGTTGCCGGGCTACACTGCCCCAAAGATCTCCTGGTTCCACCGCTCGGAGCCAGCGCTGTACAACCAGACAGCCCGCATCTGCCTCCCGCACGACTATCTGAACCTCTGGTTGACGGGCTCCTTCGTCACCGAGCCGGGCGACGCCTCCGGCACGGCCTACTTCGAGCCGAAGGGGCGGACCTACCAGCCGGCCGTGCTGGGCCTGCTCGACGGCTCGCGGGACTGGGCGCGAACCCTGCCGCCGATACTGCCGTCGCTGTCGCAGATCGGGGCGCTGCGGCCGGCGGCAGCCGAGGCGTTGGGGCTGAGGGCCGGCATCCCCGTCAGCGGCGGGGGCGGCGACAACGCCTGTGCGGCCATCGGCATCGGGGCGACGCGGCCCGGTCCGACCGTCGTCAGCCTCGGCACCTCGGGGACGGTCTTCGCGCACATGGCGACCCCGGGTCTCGATCCGCAAGGGGAGGTCGCGGCCTTCTGCGATTCCACGGACGGCTGGCTGCCGCTGGTCTGCACCCTCGGCTGCACCGTCGCCTCGGAGTGGGTGCGCGGCCTGTTCGGGTTGTCGCACGCGGGCATGGAGGTCGCGCTGGTGCGGACCGAGCCGGGCACCGGCCCGGTCTTCCTGCCACACCTCGAAGGCGAGCGCACCCCCGATCTGCCAGCGGCAGCCGGCCTCTTCGCGGGGCTGCGGACGGCCCACACGCCGAACCACCTGGTGCGGTCCGTGCTGGAGGGTGTGACCTTCGGGCTGGCCTACGGGCTGGATGCCCTCAAGCGCACGGGCGTCGAGCCGACGGCGATCACGCTGGTCGGCGGCGGCTCGGCCTCGAATGGCTGGGCGCAGCTCTGCGCGGACATCTTCGAGCTGCCGGTGCAGCGACCGGCCGTCACCGAGGCGGCGGCGCTCGGGGCGGCTCTCCAGGCCCGCTGGGTGGTGGACGACGCTCCCGCGCCGACGCCGCAGTCGGCAGCAATCTGGGAGCCGCGTCCGTCCGAGGCACTGGTGGCCGCCCGCGAGCGCGCCAGCGAGCTGCGGACGCTGGCGGCCGAACGGGGGCTGTGA